From Camelus dromedarius isolate mCamDro1 chromosome 23, mCamDro1.pat, whole genome shotgun sequence, a single genomic window includes:
- the GLMP gene encoding glycosylated lysosomal membrane protein isoform X1, with protein sequence MSGCEEPCRGWGHCAPSPVLLLSLLLTTAPFGLLGEETRQVSLEVISDWLDAPQNLLHVRAVGTNSTLHYVWSSLGPPAVLLVATNTPYSTLSVNWSLLISSDPDGALMVHPKDSIQFSSALVFTRLFEFDSTNTSDAAADSPGKSYPPYSLAEFSWNNITDSLDPATLSVTFRGHPIHDPTGAFANGSLIFRVQAFSRSGRPVQPPRLLHTADTCQLEVALVGASPRGNRSLFGLEVATLGQGPDCPSVQEQHSIDDEYAPAVFQLDQLLWGSLPSGFMQWRPVAFSQKQGSRESAMSCQVSPLYPTLAYLLPQSPIVRAFFGPQSNFCAFNLTFGASTGPGYWDQHYLSWSVLLGVGTPPVDALSPLVLGIMAVALGAPGLMLLAGGLFLLLSHKRHSEYQLIN encoded by the exons ATGAGTGGCTGTGAGGAGCCCTGCCGGGGTTGGGGGCACTGTGCCCCCAGCCCCGTGCTCCTCCTGAGTCTACTTCTGACAACAGCTCCATTTGGCCTGCTGGGGGAAGAGACCCGCCAG GTGTCTCTGGAGGTCATCTCTGACTGGCTGGATGCCCCCCAGAACCTGCTTCATGTCCGGGCAGTGGGTACCAACTCCACACTGCACTATGTGTGGAGCAGCCTGGGACCCCCAGCAGTGCTGCTGGTGGCTACCAACACCCCCTACAGCACCCTGAGTGTCAACTGGAGCCTCCTGATCTCCTCTGATCCTGATGGGGCCCTGATGGTACACCCCAAGGACAGCATCCAATTTTCTTCTGCCCTCGTCTTTACCAGG ctATTTGAGTTTGACAGCACCAACACATCTGATGCGGCTGCAGATTCTCCAGGAAAGTCATATCCTCCATATTCCTTGGCCGAGTTCTCCTGGAACAACATCACTGACTCATTGGATCCTGCCACCCTGAGTGTTACATTTCGAGGCCACCCCATTCACGACCCCACTGGGGCTTTTGCCAATGGCAGCCTGATCTTCAGG GTGCAGGCCTTCTCCAGATCTGGCCGACCAGTCCAACCCCCTCGCCTTCTCCACACAGCGGACACCTGCCAGCTAGAAGTGGCGCTGGTTGGGGCCTCTCCCCGGGGAAACCGCTCCCTGTTTGGGCTGGAGGTAGCCACCTTGGGCCAGGGCCCCGACTGCCCCTCGGTGCAGGAGCAGCACTCCATTGATGATGAATATGCACCCGCCGTCTTCCAG TTGGACCAGCTGCTATGGGGCTCCCTCCCATCAGGCTTCATGCAGTGGCGACCAGTTGCTTTCTCACAGAAGCAGGGGAGCCGGGAATCAGCCATGTCCTGCCAAGTTTCCCCTCTTTACCCCACCTTGGCATACCTTCTCCCCCAGTCACCCATTGTCCGAGCCTTCTTCGGGCCCCAGAGCAACTTCTGTGCCTTCAATCTGACATTTGGGGCTTCCACAGGCCCTGGCTATTGGGACCAACACTACCTCAGCTG GTCAGTGCTCCTTGGTGTGGGTACCCCTCCAGTGGATGCCTTGTCCCCGCTTGTCCTGGGCATCATGGCAGTGGCCCTGGGTGCTCCGGGGCTCATGCTGCTGGCAGGAGGTCTGTTTCTGCTGCTAAGCCACAAGCGGCACTCAGAATACCAGCTCATAAATTGA
- the GLMP gene encoding glycosylated lysosomal membrane protein isoform X2: MSGCEEPCRGWGHCAPSPVLLLSLLLTTAPFGLLGEETRQVSLEVISDWLDAPQNLLHVRAVGTNSTLHYVWSSLGPPAVLLVATNTPYSTLSVNWSLLISSDPDGALMVHPKDSIQFSSALVFTRLFEFDSTNTSDAAADSPGKSYPPYSLAEFSWNNITDSLDPATLSVTFRGHPIHDPTGAFANGSLIFRVQAFSRSGRPVQPPRLLHTADTCQLEVALVGASPRGNRSLFGLEVATLGQGPDCPSVQEQHSIDDEYAPAVFQVSAPWCGYPSSGCLVPACPGHHGSGPGCSGAHAAGRRSVSAAKPQAALRIPAHKLRLAH; the protein is encoded by the exons ATGAGTGGCTGTGAGGAGCCCTGCCGGGGTTGGGGGCACTGTGCCCCCAGCCCCGTGCTCCTCCTGAGTCTACTTCTGACAACAGCTCCATTTGGCCTGCTGGGGGAAGAGACCCGCCAG GTGTCTCTGGAGGTCATCTCTGACTGGCTGGATGCCCCCCAGAACCTGCTTCATGTCCGGGCAGTGGGTACCAACTCCACACTGCACTATGTGTGGAGCAGCCTGGGACCCCCAGCAGTGCTGCTGGTGGCTACCAACACCCCCTACAGCACCCTGAGTGTCAACTGGAGCCTCCTGATCTCCTCTGATCCTGATGGGGCCCTGATGGTACACCCCAAGGACAGCATCCAATTTTCTTCTGCCCTCGTCTTTACCAGG ctATTTGAGTTTGACAGCACCAACACATCTGATGCGGCTGCAGATTCTCCAGGAAAGTCATATCCTCCATATTCCTTGGCCGAGTTCTCCTGGAACAACATCACTGACTCATTGGATCCTGCCACCCTGAGTGTTACATTTCGAGGCCACCCCATTCACGACCCCACTGGGGCTTTTGCCAATGGCAGCCTGATCTTCAGG GTGCAGGCCTTCTCCAGATCTGGCCGACCAGTCCAACCCCCTCGCCTTCTCCACACAGCGGACACCTGCCAGCTAGAAGTGGCGCTGGTTGGGGCCTCTCCCCGGGGAAACCGCTCCCTGTTTGGGCTGGAGGTAGCCACCTTGGGCCAGGGCCCCGACTGCCCCTCGGTGCAGGAGCAGCACTCCATTGATGATGAATATGCACCCGCCGTCTTCCAG GTCAGTGCTCCTTGGTGTGGGTACCCCTCCAGTGGATGCCTTGTCCCCGCTTGTCCTGGGCATCATGGCAGTGGCCCTGGGTGCTCCGGGGCTCATGCTGCTGGCAGGAGGTCTGTTTCTGCTGCTAAGCCACAAGCGGCACTCAGAATACCAGCTCATAAATTGAGGCTTGCTCACTAG
- the TMEM79 gene encoding transmembrane protein 79 yields the protein MTEPETLALMEVKGPEALEKSPPQALVPNGQKPEGEGGAESLGAESSKVGSSAGSPTAGEGTEDGLDSTVSEAATLPWGTGPQPSAPFPDPPGWKDIEPEPLESQPPTKLEELPEDDASLLPEKATRAFVPIDLQCIERRPQEDLVVFCEASEGERRRAFLSPRATHPAPPECKWAEAVVRPPGRSCGGCRGCGGREGLRAVASVGAALVLFPCLLYGAYAFLPFDAPRLPTMSSRLIYTLRCGVFATFPIVLGILVHGLSLLCFSALRPFGEPRREVELHRRYVAQSVQLFILYFFNLAVLSTYLPQDTLKLLPLLTGLFAISRLIYWLTLAVGRSFRGFGYGLTFLPLLSMLVWNLYYMFLVEPERMLTASESRLDYPDHARSASDHRPRPWG from the exons ATGACAGAACCGGAGACCCTGGCCCTGATGGAAGTGAAGGGGCCTGAGGCTTTGGAGAAGAGCCCACCCCAGGCCTTGGTCCCTAATGGCCAgaagccagaaggagaaggtggggCTGAGTCTCTCGGAGCTGAGTCCTCCAAAGTAGGGTCCTCAGCTGGGTCTCCCACAGCTGGAGAGGGGACCGAGGATGGTCTAGACAGCACAGTAAGTGAGGCTGCCACCTTGCCCTGGGGGACTGGCCCCCAGCCCAGTGCCCCATTCCCAGATCCCCCCGGCTGGAAGGACATTGAGCCTGAGCCCCTGGAGTCACAGCCACCCACCAAGCTAGAGGAGTTGCCTGAAGATGACGCCAGCCTGCTGCCTGAGAAGGCGACCCGGGCCTTCGTGCCCATCGACCTACAGTGCATTGAGCGGCGGCcgcaggaggaccttgttgtgtTCTGTGAGGCGAGCGAGGGCGAGCGCCGCCGGGCCTTCCTGTCCCCCCGGGCCACCCACCCTGCGCCCCCAGAGTGCAAGTGGGCCGAGGCAGTGGTGAGGCCGCCTGGCCGCTCctgtgggggctgcaggggctgtggaggccGTGAGGGGCTGAGGGCCGTGGCCTCAGTGGGAGCCGCCCTCGTTCTCTTCCCCTGCCTGCTGTACGGGGCGTATGCCTTCCTGCCCTTCGATGCCCCACGCCTGCCCACCATGAGTTCCCGCCTCATCTACACGCTGCGCTGCGGGGTCTTTGCCACCTTCCCCATTGTGCTGG GGATCCTGGTGCACGGGCTGAGCCTGCTGTGTTTTTCTGCCTTACGGCCCTTTGGGGAGCCACGGCGGGAGGTGGAGCTCCACCGGCGATATGTGGCCCAGTCAGTCCAGCTCTTCATCCTCTACTTCTTTAACCTGGCTGTGCTTTCCACCTACCTGCCCCAAGACACCCTCAAActgctccctctgctcactgGTCTCTTTGCCATCTCCCG GCTTATATACTGGCTGACCCTCGCCGTGGGCCGTTCCTTCCGAGGCTTTGGCTACGGCCTGACGTTCCTGCCCCTGCTGTCCATGCTGGTGTGGAACCTTTACTACATGTTCCTGGTGGAGCCCGAACGCATGCTCACCGCCTCCGAGAGCCGCCTTGACTACCCCGACCACGCCCGCTCGGCCTCGGATCACAGGCCCCGCCCCTGGGGCTGA
- the SMG5 gene encoding nonsense-mediated mRNA decay factor SMG5 has protein sequence MSQGPPTGESSEPEAKVLHTKRLYRAVVEAVHRLDLILCNKTAYQEVFKPENISLRNKLRELCVKLMFLHPVDYGRKAEELLWRKVYYEVIQLIKTNKKHIHSRSTLECAYRTHLVAGIGFYQHLLLYIQSHYQLELQCCIDWTHVTDPLIGCKKPVSASGKEMDWAQMACHRCLVYLGDLSRYQNELAGVDTELLAERFYYQALSVAPQIGMPFNQLGTLAGSKYYNVEAMYCYLRCIQSEVSFEGAYGNLKRLYDKAAKMYHQLKKCETRKLSPSKKRCKDIKRLLVNFMYLQSLLQPKSSSVDSELTSLCQSVLEDFNLCLFYLPSSPNLSLASEDEEEYESGYAFLPDLLIFQMVIICLMGVHSLKRAGSKQYSAAIAFTLALFSHLVNHVNIRLQAELEEGENPVPAFQSDGTDEPESKEPLEKEEEPGPEPPPAAPQVGEVRKSRKFSRLSCLRRRRHPPKAGDDSDLSEGFESDSSRDSARVSEGSDSGSDKSLEGGGTAFDAESDSEMNSQESRSDLEDMEDEEGTRSPALEPPRARSEAPESLNGPLGPSEASIASNLQAMSTQMFQTKRCFRLAPTFSNLLLQPTTEAPTLASHRPCVNGDVDKPSQPASEEGSESEGSESSGRSCRNERSIQEKLQVLMAEGLLPAVKVFLDWLRTNPDLIIVCAQSSQSLWNRLSVLLNLLPAAGELQESGLALCSEVQDLLEGCELPDLPSSLLLPEDMALRNLPPLRAAHRRFNFDTDRLLLSPLEETVVRICCIRSFGHFVARLQGSILQFNPEVGIFVSIAQSEQESLLQQAQAQFRMAQEEARRNRLMRDMAQLRLQLEVSQLEGSLQQPKAQSAMSPYLVPDTQALCHHLPLIRQLATSGRFIVIIPRTVIDGLDLLKKEHPGARDGIRYLEAEFKKGNRYIRCQKEVGKSFERHKLKRQDADAWTLYKILDSCKQLTLAQGAGEEDPSGMVTIVTGLPLDSPSTLSGPMQAALQAAAHASVDIKNVLDFYKQWKEIG, from the exons ATGAGCCAAGGCCCCCCCACAGGGGAAAGCAGCGAGCCCGAAGCAAAGGTCCTCCACACTAAGCGGCTTTACCG GGCTGTGGTGGAGGCTGTGCATCGACTTGATCTCATCCTTTGCAACAAAACCGCTTATCAAGAAGTGTTCAAACCAGAGAACATTAGCCTGAGGAACAA GCTGCGTGAGCTCTGCGTCAAGCTTATGTTCCTGCACCCGGTGGACTATGGGAGGAAGGCTGAGGAGCTGCTGTGGAGAAAGGTGTACTATGAAGTTATCCAGCTTATTAAGACTAACAAAAAG CACATCCACAGCCGGAGCACCTTGGAATGTGCCTACAGGACACACCTGGTCGCTGGTATTGGCTTCTACCAGCATCTCCTTCTCTATATCCAGTCTCACTACCAGCTAGAACTGCAATGCTGCATCGACTGGACCCACGTCACCGACCCCCTCATAG gATGCAAGAAGCCAGTGTCTGCCTCAGGGAAGGAGATGGATTGGGCACAGATGGCATGCCACCGATGTCTAGTGTACCTGGGGGATTTGT CACGATACCAGAATGAATTAGCTGGCGTAGACACCGAGCTGCTAGCTGAGAGATTTTACTACCAAGCCCTGTCAGTAGCTCCCCAGATTG gaATGCCCTTCAATCAGCTAGGCACCCTTGCAGGCAGCAAGTACTATAATGTGGAAGCCATGTATTGCTACCTGCGCTG CATCCAGTCAGAAGTGTCCTTTGAGGGAGCCTATGGGAACCTCAAGCGGCTGTATGACAAGGCAGCCAAAATGTACCACCAGTTGAAGAAGTGTGAGACTCGGAAACTCTCTCCCAGCAAGAAGCG ATGTAAGGACATTAAGAGGTTGCTGGTGAACTTTATGTATCTACAAAGCCTCCTGCAGCCCAAGAGCAG CTCCGTGGACTCAGAGCTGACGTCGCTTTGCCAGTCAGTCCTGGAGGACTTCAACCTCTGTCTCTTCTACCTGCCCTCCTCACCCAACCTCAGCCTGGCCAGTGAGGATGAGGAGGAGTATGAGAGTGGATATGCTTTCCTCCCCGACCTTCTCATCTTTCAGATGGTCATCATCTGTCTTATGGGTGTGCACAGCTTGAAGAGAGCTG GATCCAAGCAGTACAGTGCAGCCATTGCCTTCACCCTAGCTCTCTTCTCCCACCTCGTCAATCACGTCAACATACGGCTGCAGGCTGAGCTGGAAGAGGGCGAGAATCCCGTTCCGGCATTCCAGAGTGATGGCACAG ATGAACCAGAGTCCAAGGAACCgttggagaaggaggaggagccaggtCCTGAGCCTCCTCCTGCAGCACCTCAAGTGGGCGAGGTCAGAAAGAGCCGGAAGTTCTCCCGCCTCTCCTgtctccgccgccgccgccacccccCCAAAGCTGGTGATGACAGTGACCTGAGTGAAGGCTTTGAATCAGACTCCAGCCGTGACTCTGCCCGGGTCAGCGAGGGCTCAGACAGTGGCTCTGACAAGAGTCTTGAAGGTGGGGGAACAGCCTTTGATGCTGAGTCAGATTCAGAAATGAACAGCCAAGAGTCCCGATCAGACCTGGAAGATATGGAGGATGAGGAAGGGACACGGTCCCCAGCCCTGGAGCCGCCTCGGGCCAGGTCAGAGGCTCCCGAATCCCTCAATGGCCCACTGGGCCCCAGTGAGGCCAGCATTGCCAGCAATCTACAAGCCATGTCCACTCAGATGTTCCAGACTAAACGCTGCTTCCGACTGGCACCCACCTTTAGCAACCTGCTCCTCCAGCCCACCACTGAAGCTCCCACCTTGGCCAGCCACAGGCCCTGCGTCAACGGGGATGTGGACAAGCCTTCACAGCCAG cctctgaaGAAGGCTCTGAGTCAGAAGGAAGTGAGTCGAGTGGGCGCTCCTGTCGTAATGAGCGCAGCATCCAGGAGAAGCTGCAAGTCCTGATGGCCGAAGGCCTGCTTCCTGCTGTGAAAGTCTTCCTGGACTGGCTGCGGACCAACCCCGACCTCATCATTGTGTGTGCGCAG AGCTCTCAAAGTCTGTGGAACCGCCTGTCTGTGTTGCTGAACCTGTTGCCAGCTGCTGGCGAACTCCAAGAGTCTG gcctggccctgtGTTCTGAGGTCCAGGATCTCCTTGAAGGTTGTGAACTGCCTGACCTCCCATCTAGCCTGCTGCTCCCAGAGGACATGGCGCTCCGcaacctgcctcccctccgggcTGCCCACAGGCGCTTTAACTTTGACACGGATCGGCTCCTGCTCAGCCCTTTAGAGGAG ACGGTCGTGCGCATCTGCTGCATCCGCAGCTTTGGCCACTTTGTTGCTCGCCTGCAAGGTAGCATCCTGCAGTTCAACCCAGAGGTCGGCATCTTCGTCAGCATCGCCCAGTCCGAGCAGGAGAGCCTGCTGCAGCAGGCCCAGGCCCAGTTCCGCATG GCACAGGAGGAAGCTCGGCGGAACAGGCTGATGAGAGACATGGCCCAGCTACGACTTCAG CTCGAGGTCTCCCAGCTGGAAGGGAGCCTGCAGCAGCCCAAGGCCCAATCAGCAATGTCTCCCTACCTCGTCCCTGACACCCAGGCCCTCTGCCACCACCTCCCTCTCATCCGCCAGCTGGCCACCAGTGGCCGCTTCATTGTCATCATCCCAAGGACAG TGATCGATGGCCTGGACTTGCTGAAGAAGGAACACCCAGGGGCTCGGGATGGGATTCGATACCTGGAGGCAGAGTTTAAAAAAGGGAACAG GTACATTCGCTGCcagaaggaggtggggaagagctTTGAGCGGCATAAGCTGAAGAGGCAGGATGCAGATGCCTG gaCGCTCTATAAGATCTTGGACAGCTGCAAACAGCTGACCCTGGCCCAGGGGGCAGGTGAGGAGGACCCGAGCGGCATGGTGACCATTGTCACAGGCCTTCCACTGGACAGCCCCAGCACGCTCTCAGGCCCTATGCAG GCAGCCTTGCAGGCCGCTGCACATGCTAGTGTGGACATCAAGAATGTTCTGGACTTCTACAAGCAGTGGAAGGAGATTGGTTGA